The following coding sequences are from one Haploplasma axanthum window:
- a CDS encoding iron chaperone, protein MKWNNVSEYLNTLPIDVKTKLEELRKFVLSLDKRIEESISYNMPTYKIGKPVFYFYAYEKHIGIYPLPDSITHFSDKLTKYKKSKGAFQIPIDQDIPFDLIKELVTFNINNLK, encoded by the coding sequence ATGAAATGGAATAATGTTTCTGAGTACCTAAATACCCTTCCTATTGATGTTAAAACTAAATTAGAAGAGTTAAGAAAATTTGTCTTATCGTTAGATAAAAGAATTGAAGAATCAATTAGTTATAATATGCCAACATATAAAATTGGAAAACCAGTATTTTATTTTTATGCGTATGAAAAACATATTGGAATATACCCATTACCCGATTCAATTACACATTTTAGTGATAAACTTACCAAATACAAGAAATCAAAAGGTGCATTTCAAATTCCAATTGATCAAGATATTCCTTTTGATTTAATTAAAGAATTAGTTACATTCAATATTAATAATTTAAAGTAA
- a CDS encoding DEAD/DEAH box helicase, giving the protein MNEFNDLKINELILKAIKESGYINPTPIQKQAIPKLLEGADLLASAQTGTGKTAAFAIPMIEHINNLNVDAKKHDIKGLILTPTRELANQIFDNFNNYSKYLKIKTNVIYGGVSQKRQEDNLAKGTDILVATPGRLLDLINQRIINLSKVKFLVLDEADQMLDMGFIKDVYRIIKYIPKERQTMLFSATMPKSIEELSNDILNNPIRVAVTPVAKTLDVITQELYYVPKKQKLKLLFDLIVDNKMTSVLVFAKTKRGANAIAKDLIDGGMNALAIHGNKSQNAREKALDNFKKGTTRVLVATDIAARGIDIDKLQYVFNYDLPDTPETYIHRIGRTGRAGELGKSISFCDPSELGLLKEIEKHIKQKITVITDHPDHIKNIESQKVTPKSNSNKNSSSKNTTRSNNNFGNKRSNQNKSKTNNDKNKKRRYYPKGNK; this is encoded by the coding sequence ATGAACGAATTTAATGATTTAAAAATTAATGAATTAATATTAAAAGCAATTAAAGAAAGTGGATATATTAATCCAACACCAATCCAGAAACAAGCGATACCTAAGTTATTGGAAGGGGCGGATTTACTTGCGAGCGCTCAAACAGGAACAGGTAAAACAGCTGCTTTTGCAATTCCAATGATTGAACATATAAATAATTTAAATGTTGATGCTAAAAAGCATGATATAAAAGGGTTAATCTTAACACCAACAAGAGAATTAGCTAACCAAATATTTGATAATTTTAATAATTATAGTAAATATTTAAAAATCAAAACTAATGTAATATATGGTGGAGTATCTCAAAAAAGACAAGAAGATAATCTTGCTAAAGGAACTGATATTTTAGTTGCTACTCCAGGAAGATTATTAGATTTAATTAATCAAAGAATTATTAACTTATCAAAAGTTAAGTTCTTAGTTTTAGACGAAGCAGATCAAATGCTTGATATGGGATTTATTAAAGATGTATATCGTATTATTAAATATATACCAAAAGAAAGACAAACAATGCTCTTTTCAGCAACAATGCCAAAAAGTATTGAAGAATTGTCAAATGATATATTAAATAATCCAATTAGGGTTGCAGTTACACCGGTTGCTAAAACATTAGATGTAATTACACAAGAATTATATTATGTTCCTAAAAAACAAAAATTAAAACTTTTATTTGATTTAATTGTCGATAATAAAATGACTTCTGTTTTAGTATTTGCTAAAACAAAGCGTGGCGCTAATGCAATTGCTAAAGATTTAATTGATGGTGGAATGAACGCTTTAGCAATTCATGGTAATAAGTCACAAAACGCTAGAGAAAAAGCATTAGATAATTTTAAAAAAGGAACAACAAGAGTTTTAGTTGCTACTGATATTGCAGCAAGAGGAATTGATATTGATAAACTGCAATATGTGTTTAATTATGATTTACCTGATACACCAGAAACTTACATCCATAGAATTGGAAGAACTGGTAGAGCAGGAGAACTTGGAAAATCTATTTCATTTTGTGATCCATCAGAACTTGGGTTATTGAAAGAAATTGAAAAGCATATTAAACAAAAAATTACTGTTATTACAGACCATCCTGATCATATTAAAAATATTGAGTCACAAAAAGTAACTCCAAAAAGTAATTCAAATAAAAACAGTAGCTCTAAGAATACTACTAGAAGCAATAATAATTTTGGTAATAAAAGAAGTAATCAAAATAAATCAAAAACAAATAATGATAAAAATAAAAAAAGAAGGTATTATCCAAAAGGAAATAAATAA
- a CDS encoding histidine phosphatase family protein yields the protein MKIILIRHGEPNYEEVRKWGNIGLGFELAKLTDKGVKQAEDRSKDESLFDADLIISSPYTRALQTAAILSKNLNISLEVETDLHEWFADTKFLFDYDVFKASEEFYANKGILTNNSKYRFEPIDIIRKRVLNVLNKYQHFEKIIVVCHGIVMGSMTSIDDMIEHCGVREIEL from the coding sequence ATGAAGATCATATTGATTAGACATGGTGAACCAAACTATGAAGAAGTTAGAAAATGGGGAAATATTGGGTTAGGATTTGAATTAGCAAAACTAACTGATAAGGGTGTAAAGCAAGCAGAAGATAGATCAAAAGATGAAAGTTTATTTGATGCGGATCTAATTATTTCTTCACCATATACTAGAGCATTACAAACAGCAGCAATTCTATCAAAAAATCTTAATATATCATTAGAAGTTGAAACGGATTTACATGAATGGTTTGCAGATACAAAATTTTTATTTGATTATGATGTTTTTAAAGCTTCAGAAGAGTTTTATGCTAATAAAGGAATATTAACTAATAATAGTAAATATCGTTTTGAACCGATTGATATTATTAGAAAGAGAGTTCTAAATGTTTTAAATAAATATCAACATTTTGAAAAGATTATTGTCGTTTGTCATGGGATTGTTATGGGAAGTATGACAAGTATTGATGACATGATTGAACATTGTGGAGTTAGAGAGATCGAATTATAG
- a CDS encoding DUF1295 domain-containing protein, whose protein sequence is MKKNLITMITVIITLSLAVLGFVLGGFEFSKLQLETLLILAAICAFSVLFCFIVGELTMNNSQVDKLWSILPIAYAWVMAIKGGMDLRIVIMAVLITLWGIRLTYNFAKKGAYSIKFWSGEEDYRWVVLKNNPKLNKRWKWGLFNFFFISLYQNALILAITLPLLAVMESTVALNVFDILVAVLLFGFIVLESVADRQQMAFQTKKYELLKKEKDLSKLPSPYNKGFNTQGLWGRSRHPNYFSEQSIWVVLYLFTISAGVTTHFLFNWTLVGSMLLILLFIGSSKFSESITLKKYPEYENYINKVSKYVPLRKYKD, encoded by the coding sequence ATGAAAAAAAATTTAATAACGATGATAACTGTAATCATCACCCTTTCTTTAGCGGTATTAGGTTTTGTCTTAGGTGGATTTGAATTTAGTAAACTTCAATTAGAGACATTATTGATATTGGCTGCTATCTGTGCATTCAGTGTATTATTTTGCTTCATAGTTGGTGAACTAACAATGAATAATTCTCAGGTGGATAAATTATGGTCAATTTTGCCTATAGCATATGCATGGGTTATGGCTATAAAAGGTGGTATGGATCTAAGAATAGTTATTATGGCAGTTCTTATTACTCTTTGGGGTATTAGACTTACATATAATTTTGCTAAAAAAGGTGCATATTCAATTAAATTTTGGTCAGGTGAAGAAGATTATCGATGGGTTGTATTAAAGAATAATCCTAAGTTAAATAAAAGATGGAAATGGGGATTATTTAATTTCTTCTTTATATCTTTATACCAAAACGCATTAATCCTAGCAATTACATTACCATTACTTGCTGTTATGGAGTCTACAGTTGCACTTAACGTATTTGATATTTTAGTTGCAGTTCTTTTGTTTGGTTTTATTGTATTAGAGTCTGTTGCTGATAGGCAACAAATGGCATTTCAAACTAAGAAGTATGAATTACTAAAGAAAGAAAAAGACTTAAGCAAGTTACCAAGTCCTTATAATAAAGGATTTAATACACAAGGTTTATGGGGACGTTCAAGACATCCAAACTATTTTTCAGAACAATCAATCTGGGTTGTTTTATACCTATTTACAATTAGTGCAGGAGTAACAACGCATTTCTTATTCAACTGGACTTTAGTTGGTTCTATGTTATTAATCTTACTATTTATAGGTAGTTCAAAGTTTTCTGAAAGTATTACTTTGAAAAAATATCCTGAATACGAAAATTATATTAATAAAGTTTCTAAGTATGTTCCACTTAGAAAGTATAAAGACTAA